One stretch of Glandiceps talaboti chromosome 7, keGlaTala1.1, whole genome shotgun sequence DNA includes these proteins:
- the LOC144437151 gene encoding uncharacterized protein LOC144437151 isoform X2, giving the protein MYRVQMIPRSFIPYASYRANGAISSSPVVRSYSEHTDDTVHVPKENKGKQVSRVPPVIQGIQPTSREMTPNESRDVLLQAQAFLKNQQDRSQLLRNKMQNVNQGAACRELHTTAPDNFEHSDCDLSHHKDNVVCGTAETWDDEMACVLQGSCLPGSTKYCRTKSMFGKMALADILQGSGMANNTRHYSTGPSSSFAPIRKLHNRPSHSHGRTYEAWDEDVATFTSGNKGTMNQFHDVPNIDRATRHYYHTEPRSQFVEARRTFGDTKRSFHTGDIVRASAKSGRTFETWDEDVAHMLHNLPSKPVFGRPPSDIRPASESLNTKYVPWY; this is encoded by the exons ATGTATAGAGTTCAAATGATCCCACGTAGCTTTATTCCGTACGCGTCTTATCGTGCAAATGGTGCGATTTCCTCGTCGCCAGTTGTCCGCTCGTATTCCGAGCACACCGACGACACTGTCCATGTACCAAAGGAAAACAAGGGTAAACAGGTTTCCCGTGTCCCGCCAGTAATCCAGGGAATTCAGCCAACGTCCCGTGAGATGACACCAAACGAAAGTAGGGACGTTCTTTTACAAGCACAAGCTTTCCTGAAGAACCAACAAGATCGCTCTCAATTGTTACGaaacaaaatgcaaaatgtCAACCAAGGGGCAGCTTGTCGTGAGCTCCATACAACTGCGCCAGATAACTTTGAGCATAGTGATTGTGATTTGAGCCATCATAAAGACAATGTCGTGTGCGGCACAGCAGAAACATGGGATGACGAAATGGCGTGTGTGCTGCAGGGAAGTTGTCTACCGGGGAGCACCAAGTATTGCCGTACGAAATCCATGTTCGGAAAGATGGCCTTAGCAGATATACTTCAGGGGTCCGGAATGGCGAATAATACCCGACATTACAGTACGGGTCCTTCTTCAAGCTTTGCACCAATCAGAAAATTACACAATCGCCCATCACACTCTCATGGTCGCACATATGAAGCTTGGGATGAGGATGTCGCAACGTTTACCAGTGGAAATAAAGGGACCATGAACCAGTTTCATGATGTACCCAATATTGACCGAGCAACCAGGCATTACTACCATACTGAACCACGATCGCAGTTTGTTGAAGCAAGGCGAACATTTGGAGATACGAAGCGTTCTTTCCACACAGGTGACATAGTTAGAGCATCCGCCAAGTCGGGCAGAACTTTCGAAACCTGGGATGAAGACGTAGCACACATGCTTCACAATCTCCCCAGCAAACCAGTATTTGGTAGACCTCCGAGTGACATTCGGCCTGCTTCAGAGTCTTTGAACACGAAGTATGTGCCG TGGTATTGA
- the LOC144437151 gene encoding uncharacterized protein LOC144437151 isoform X1, translating to MYRVQMIPRSFIPYASYRANGAISSSPVVRSYSEHTDDTVHVPKENKGKQVSRVPPVIQGIQPTSREMTPNESRDVLLQAQAFLKNQQDRSQLLRNKMQNVNQGAACRELHTTAPDNFEHSDCDLSHHKDNVVCGTAETWDDEMACVLQGSCLPGSTKYCRTKSMFGKMALADILQGSGMANNTRHYSTGPSSSFAPIRKLHNRPSHSHGRTYEAWDEDVATFTSGNKGTMNQFHDVPNIDRATRHYYHTEPRSQFVEARRTFGDTKRSFHTGDIVRASAKSGRTFETWDEDVAHMLHNLPSKPVFGRPPSDIRPASESLNTKYVPVSSSMILQTRHCHTSPTPEPKTSQKDRLKQAVRDYGATVVVFHVGISLISLGGFYLAVSSGIDMQVLLTQIGLGQAIVESKMAAGASTFVVAYAVHKIFAPVRIGITLTSTPFIVRYLRRVGVLKQPVAK from the exons ATGTATAGAGTTCAAATGATCCCACGTAGCTTTATTCCGTACGCGTCTTATCGTGCAAATGGTGCGATTTCCTCGTCGCCAGTTGTCCGCTCGTATTCCGAGCACACCGACGACACTGTCCATGTACCAAAGGAAAACAAGGGTAAACAGGTTTCCCGTGTCCCGCCAGTAATCCAGGGAATTCAGCCAACGTCCCGTGAGATGACACCAAACGAAAGTAGGGACGTTCTTTTACAAGCACAAGCTTTCCTGAAGAACCAACAAGATCGCTCTCAATTGTTACGaaacaaaatgcaaaatgtCAACCAAGGGGCAGCTTGTCGTGAGCTCCATACAACTGCGCCAGATAACTTTGAGCATAGTGATTGTGATTTGAGCCATCATAAAGACAATGTCGTGTGCGGCACAGCAGAAACATGGGATGACGAAATGGCGTGTGTGCTGCAGGGAAGTTGTCTACCGGGGAGCACCAAGTATTGCCGTACGAAATCCATGTTCGGAAAGATGGCCTTAGCAGATATACTTCAGGGGTCCGGAATGGCGAATAATACCCGACATTACAGTACGGGTCCTTCTTCAAGCTTTGCACCAATCAGAAAATTACACAATCGCCCATCACACTCTCATGGTCGCACATATGAAGCTTGGGATGAGGATGTCGCAACGTTTACCAGTGGAAATAAAGGGACCATGAACCAGTTTCATGATGTACCCAATATTGACCGAGCAACCAGGCATTACTACCATACTGAACCACGATCGCAGTTTGTTGAAGCAAGGCGAACATTTGGAGATACGAAGCGTTCTTTCCACACAGGTGACATAGTTAGAGCATCCGCCAAGTCGGGCAGAACTTTCGAAACCTGGGATGAAGACGTAGCACACATGCTTCACAATCTCCCCAGCAAACCAGTATTTGGTAGACCTCCGAGTGACATTCGGCCTGCTTCAGAGTCTTTGAACACGAAGTATGTGCCGGTAAGTTCGAGTATGATCTTGCAAACAAGACATTGCCACACATCACCCACCCCTGAGCCCAAAACAAGTCAGAAGGACCGACTAAAGCAGGCCGTAAGAGACTATGGTGCTACTGTGGTTGTGTTTCATGTAGGCATTTCATTAATCTCACTGGGTGGATTTTACCTGGCCGTTTCAAG TGGTATTGATATGCAGGTATTGCTAACTCAAATTGGACTGGGTCAAGCAATCGTCGAGTCCAAGATGGCAGCAGGAGCCAGCACTTTCGTCGTCGCGTATGCCGTACACAAGATTTTTGCACCAGTACGAATTGGAATAACGCTAACCTCTACACCTTTCATCGTACGATACCTGCGACGAGTGGGAGTCCTGAAGCAACCagttgcaaaataa